In Mycobacterium sp. JS623, one genomic interval encodes:
- a CDS encoding ATP-binding protein, translating into MRNDTPNVPDRQTAFLQYCPVPLHAFDRFTGADRTRTTGSTGLSVAVVDTLTHRNQGTVTARDHPDRGAEVSIQLPAAPSPPTREERFSLR; encoded by the coding sequence GTGCGCAACGACACGCCCAACGTTCCTGACCGTCAAACAGCCTTTTTACAGTATTGCCCAGTGCCGCTGCACGCTTTCGACCGCTTCACCGGCGCCGACAGGACGCGCACCACCGGCAGCACCGGCCTCAGCGTGGCTGTCGTCGACACGCTGACCCACCGCAACCAGGGCACCGTCACCGCCCGCGACCACCCCGACCGCGGCGCCGAAGTCAGCATCCAGCTACCCGCGGCACCCTCGCCGCCGACGCGGGAAGAGCGGTTTTCACTTCGTTGA
- a CDS encoding class I SAM-dependent methyltransferase, producing MTTGPARASSGWLRLREPADAAARASELVEKVRSYLPTHGGVTIHDLGCGTGSMARWLAARLTGPQHWVMYDRDDELLTLAAVDPPDSAPDGTPVTMETRRRDITRMELVELAGAALITASALLDMMTAEELARLVASCAGADCPVLIALSVTGRVEMTPAEPFDQSVTDAFNAHQRRTTSAGKLLGPDAVGAAVDGFTRLGREVLVRPSPWRLGPGHAALAAAWFTGWLAAACEQRPELRAHAPAYARRRLAEASAGHLSVTVHHRDLLVRPR from the coding sequence ATGACGACCGGACCCGCCCGGGCCAGCTCCGGGTGGCTGAGGCTGCGGGAGCCAGCCGACGCGGCAGCCCGTGCGTCCGAGCTCGTCGAGAAGGTCCGGTCGTACCTGCCGACCCACGGCGGGGTGACCATCCACGACCTCGGTTGCGGCACAGGGTCGATGGCCCGCTGGCTCGCGGCGCGGCTTACAGGACCCCAACACTGGGTGATGTATGACAGGGACGACGAGCTGCTCACCCTTGCCGCCGTAGACCCGCCCGATAGTGCCCCCGACGGGACGCCGGTCACGATGGAGACTCGTCGGCGCGACATCACCCGGATGGAGCTTGTGGAGCTGGCGGGCGCAGCTCTCATCACCGCCTCGGCGTTGCTGGACATGATGACCGCCGAGGAGCTTGCACGACTCGTCGCCAGTTGTGCTGGGGCGGATTGTCCGGTGCTGATCGCCCTCAGCGTCACAGGCCGTGTCGAGATGACGCCGGCCGAGCCGTTCGATCAAAGCGTCACTGACGCGTTCAACGCCCACCAGCGACGCACCACAAGCGCCGGAAAGCTGCTCGGTCCCGACGCGGTCGGCGCCGCGGTCGACGGCTTCACCCGGTTGGGCCGCGAAGTCCTGGTCCGCCCGAGCCCGTGGCGGCTCGGCCCCGGTCACGCCGCTCTCGCGGCCGCCTGGTTCACCGGCTGGCTGGCCGCAGCATGTGAGCAGCGACCCGAGCTGCGGGCGCATGCTCCGGCGTACGCAAGGCGGCGCCTAGCCGAGGCATCCGCCGGCCACCTGTCTGTCACCGTGCACCACCGGGATCTGCTGGTGCGGCCGAGATGA
- a CDS encoding glycosyltransferase family 4 protein, giving the protein MNEVHVVVPCGIDDPRRPSGGNVYDRRVCRGLAALGWSVHEHTVPGQWPRPDASARAAVAAALAQMPSGSLVLVDGLVASVAPEVLEPEAGRLRLVVLLHMPRAEPREAAALSAASAIVATSEWTRRWLSDHYALPGTPVYVVPPAVDVAEVAAGTPSGGRLLCVGGVTPLKGHDVLLDALATVDDPAWQCVCVGALDLDPEFVARLRRLAKDRGLGDRVCFTGPLTGDELNRAYAEADALVLASRAESYGMVVTEALARGLPVIAGEVGGVPEALGLAADGSRPGLLVPPGDPQTLGQTLRWWLSEPWERERLRAAARSRRQSLPDWAQTSRDLSAVLSQVAG; this is encoded by the coding sequence GTGAACGAGGTGCATGTCGTGGTCCCGTGCGGGATCGACGACCCGCGGCGGCCGAGCGGCGGCAACGTGTACGACCGCCGGGTCTGTCGCGGGCTTGCTGCGCTTGGTTGGTCGGTCCACGAGCACACCGTGCCCGGCCAGTGGCCCCGGCCCGACGCGTCGGCCCGGGCGGCCGTTGCTGCGGCGCTGGCCCAAATGCCTTCTGGCTCACTGGTTCTCGTCGACGGCCTGGTTGCGTCGGTGGCGCCCGAGGTGCTGGAGCCGGAAGCAGGCCGGCTGCGCCTCGTCGTGCTCTTGCACATGCCGCGGGCCGAGCCGCGCGAGGCCGCAGCCCTGTCGGCCGCGTCCGCGATTGTGGCCACGAGCGAGTGGACCCGGCGGTGGCTGAGCGACCACTACGCGCTGCCCGGAACTCCCGTGTACGTCGTGCCGCCCGCCGTCGACGTAGCCGAAGTGGCGGCGGGTACCCCGTCTGGCGGGCGGCTGCTCTGCGTCGGAGGCGTCACCCCGCTCAAGGGCCACGACGTCCTGCTCGACGCATTGGCCACGGTCGACGACCCCGCCTGGCAGTGCGTCTGCGTCGGCGCGCTCGACCTCGACCCGGAGTTCGTCGCACGCCTGCGACGGCTGGCCAAGGACAGGGGTCTCGGTGATCGGGTGTGCTTCACTGGCCCGCTCACGGGCGACGAGCTCAACCGCGCGTACGCAGAGGCGGACGCCCTGGTGTTGGCCTCGCGCGCGGAGTCCTACGGCATGGTCGTCACCGAGGCGCTTGCCCGCGGTCTTCCGGTCATCGCCGGGGAGGTCGGTGGTGTACCTGAGGCTCTCGGCCTCGCAGCCGACGGCAGCCGGCCCGGCCTGTTGGTCCCGCCCGGCGACCCGCAGACTCTCGGGCAGACGTTGAGGTGGTGGCTCAGTGAACCCTGGGAGCGCGAGCGGCTCCGCGCGGCGGCCCGGTCCAGGCGACAGAGCCTCCCGGACTGGGCGCAGACCTCGCGCGACCTGTCGGCCGTGCTGTCCCAAGTCGCCGGGTGA
- a CDS encoding 6-pyruvoyl trahydropterin synthase family protein produces the protein MFSVTVRDHVMIAHSLRGEVFGLAQRLHGATYIVDATFSRVELDSDDIVVDIGAATEALRGVLADLNYRNLDEVPELAGRNTTTEVLARLIADRLADRVESGGLGDSASGLARIGVTLRESHIAWASYERSL, from the coding sequence ATGTTCAGCGTCACCGTCCGCGACCACGTGATGATCGCGCACAGCCTCCGCGGCGAGGTGTTCGGTCTCGCGCAGCGCCTGCACGGAGCGACGTACATCGTGGACGCGACCTTCTCCCGGGTCGAGCTCGACTCCGACGACATCGTGGTGGATATCGGCGCGGCCACCGAGGCGCTGCGGGGCGTCCTGGCGGACCTCAACTACCGCAACCTCGACGAGGTGCCGGAGCTCGCGGGCCGCAACACAACCACCGAGGTCCTCGCGAGGCTGATCGCGGACCGGCTCGCCGACCGTGTCGAGAGCGGCGGGCTCGGGGACTCCGCGAGTGGGCTGGCCCGGATCGGGGTGACCCTGCGCGAGTCACACATCGCTTGGGCGAGCTACGAAAGGTCGTTGTGA
- a CDS encoding zinc-dependent alcohol dehydrogenase: MPTKARAFWIREPGRGEIRAVALPEPGPGEVLVRTLRSGVSRGTEGLVFRGGVPQSQYDVMRAPFQEGDFPGPVKYGYLNVGVVDRGPDELRGRTVFCLFPHQTAYVVPADAVTVVPDDVPPERAVLAGTVETAVNALWDAAPLVGDRITVVGAGMVGCCIARLVGGVPGTQVTLVDVDDTRAHIAASLGVDFALPEDAVGGQDLVFHASATSAGLQLSMALLAADQTVVDVSWYGDQSVQLSLGGAFHSGRLGIRASQVGDVAVARRGRRTTAERRALALDLLQDPAFDALLTGASTFDELPEVMARLSDGRLPAVCHTLTYDEG; the protein is encoded by the coding sequence GTGCCGACGAAAGCGCGCGCGTTCTGGATCCGCGAACCCGGCCGGGGCGAGATTCGCGCCGTCGCTCTGCCGGAGCCGGGTCCAGGCGAGGTGCTGGTGCGCACCCTGCGGTCCGGGGTGAGCCGGGGCACCGAGGGGCTGGTGTTCCGTGGCGGAGTCCCGCAGAGCCAGTACGACGTGATGCGGGCACCGTTTCAGGAGGGCGACTTCCCCGGCCCGGTGAAGTACGGCTACCTCAACGTCGGCGTCGTCGACCGCGGTCCCGACGAGCTCCGGGGGCGCACCGTCTTCTGTCTCTTCCCCCACCAGACGGCGTACGTCGTGCCGGCCGACGCCGTGACAGTGGTCCCCGATGACGTCCCGCCCGAGCGTGCCGTCCTCGCCGGCACGGTGGAGACTGCGGTCAACGCCCTGTGGGACGCCGCGCCGCTGGTCGGCGATCGGATCACGGTCGTCGGCGCCGGCATGGTCGGGTGCTGCATCGCCCGGCTCGTCGGTGGCGTGCCGGGAACGCAGGTGACGCTCGTCGACGTGGACGACACGCGCGCGCACATCGCGGCCTCCCTCGGAGTCGACTTCGCGCTGCCCGAGGATGCCGTCGGCGGTCAGGACCTGGTGTTCCACGCCAGCGCGACGTCAGCCGGGCTGCAGCTCTCCATGGCGCTGCTCGCCGCGGACCAGACGGTGGTCGACGTCAGCTGGTACGGCGACCAGTCGGTCCAGCTGTCCCTCGGTGGCGCCTTCCACTCCGGACGCCTCGGCATCCGGGCCAGCCAGGTCGGCGACGTCGCGGTGGCCCGGCGCGGACGTCGTACCACCGCTGAGCGGCGCGCGCTCGCGCTAGACCTGCTCCAGGATCCGGCCTTCGACGCGCTGCTCACTGGAGCATCGACGTTCGACGAGCTGCCCGAGGTGATGGCCCGACTGTCCGACGGCCGGCTCCCCGCGGTCTGCCACACGCTGACCTACGACGAAGGGTAG
- a CDS encoding CDP-alcohol phosphatidyltransferase family protein, with protein MGRVRSWVPTGPLTGFVCVLALLGVLAATTGLDASGWLAGVACGVGLAALLARALTRHGLVRLGPADRVTLARAVLACGVAALTVDSFGRQAPAAILVALSTVALVLDGVDGRVARRTETTSAFGARFDMEVDAFLIMVLSVYVARESGWWVLAMGLARYVFVAAGWALPWLRGPLRPRQWERVVAAIVGVMLTVAAADILPDALTTAMLLVALGLLVESFGRSVWGALGLKASL; from the coding sequence ATGGGTCGCGTGCGCAGCTGGGTCCCGACCGGCCCGCTCACCGGTTTCGTCTGCGTGCTCGCGCTGCTTGGTGTCCTCGCGGCGACCACCGGCCTCGACGCGTCGGGCTGGTTGGCCGGTGTCGCCTGCGGAGTCGGCCTTGCCGCCCTGCTTGCTCGCGCGCTGACGCGTCACGGCCTGGTCAGACTGGGGCCGGCCGACAGGGTGACGCTGGCTCGCGCCGTGCTCGCCTGTGGGGTCGCGGCGCTCACCGTGGACTCGTTCGGGCGCCAGGCACCTGCCGCGATCCTCGTCGCGCTCTCGACGGTGGCGCTGGTGCTCGACGGTGTCGACGGCCGGGTAGCTCGGCGTACCGAAACCACCTCGGCGTTCGGGGCGCGCTTCGACATGGAGGTCGACGCGTTCCTGATCATGGTCCTGAGCGTGTACGTCGCACGTGAGTCGGGCTGGTGGGTGCTTGCGATGGGTCTGGCCCGGTATGTGTTCGTGGCCGCCGGTTGGGCGCTGCCGTGGCTGCGCGGTCCGCTGCGGCCCCGGCAGTGGGAAAGGGTGGTTGCCGCAATCGTGGGCGTCATGCTGACCGTTGCGGCGGCCGACATCCTGCCCGATGCCCTGACCACCGCGATGCTCCTTGTCGCGCTGGGCCTGCTGGTTGAGTCGTTCGGCCGCAGCGTCTGGGGGGCTCTCGGTCTCAAAGCATCCCTCTGA
- the ribA gene encoding GTP cyclohydrolase II RibA: MARVPMPTPWGVFDVRAFESPTDHVYLAMVRGYVEQKDGALVRLHSECLTGDALGSLRCDCGVQLRLAMRRIAAEDCGVLVYATGHEGRGVGLINKLRTYVEQDKGHDTLDANLRLGLPVDGRTYDNAAAVLSALDLRSVRLLTNNPRKVDGMRRAGIDVVAVEPLPTAPHARNLGYLRTKERRMDHVGPTGLAVTPWESGSQPAVDASALLGEVRAAEDRPYVVLKFAQTLDGRIATSTGDAKWISGEAERRISHALRAACDAVLVGVGTVMTDDPLLTVRLVAGASPQRVVLDSTLRLPPTAQILGPDAATTVITTRRASAGRRTALHERGARVHVVPSGPRGVDLPAALARLRGAGTLTLLVEGGARVITSMLGAGLVDRLVVGIAPTIIGAGTEAVGTLGITTVVDGIRLVDRSVYVLDDDILLAWDVARCH; this comes from the coding sequence GTGGCGCGTGTCCCCATGCCCACGCCGTGGGGTGTATTCGACGTGCGGGCCTTCGAGAGCCCCACCGACCACGTCTACCTGGCCATGGTGCGCGGCTACGTGGAGCAAAAGGACGGTGCCCTCGTCCGCCTCCACTCCGAGTGCCTCACCGGCGACGCGCTCGGCTCGCTGCGGTGCGACTGTGGCGTACAGCTGCGGCTGGCCATGCGCCGGATCGCGGCCGAGGACTGCGGCGTGCTCGTGTACGCCACCGGCCACGAGGGCCGGGGCGTCGGCTTGATCAACAAGCTGCGGACGTACGTCGAGCAGGACAAGGGCCATGACACGCTCGACGCGAATCTCCGTCTCGGCCTGCCGGTCGACGGGCGCACCTACGACAACGCGGCCGCCGTGTTGTCGGCGCTCGACCTGCGGTCCGTGCGGCTGCTGACGAACAACCCGAGGAAAGTCGATGGCATGCGGCGCGCGGGAATCGACGTGGTGGCGGTTGAGCCGCTGCCGACCGCGCCGCACGCCCGCAACCTCGGCTACCTCCGCACCAAAGAGCGCAGGATGGACCATGTGGGGCCGACCGGGTTGGCGGTGACACCCTGGGAATCCGGTTCCCAGCCGGCCGTCGACGCGAGCGCTCTGCTCGGTGAGGTACGGGCCGCTGAGGACCGGCCCTACGTCGTGCTCAAGTTCGCTCAAACGCTCGATGGACGCATCGCCACGTCCACGGGAGATGCCAAATGGATCAGCGGCGAGGCTGAGCGCCGCATCTCGCACGCGCTGCGGGCCGCGTGCGACGCCGTACTCGTCGGCGTGGGCACCGTGATGACGGACGACCCACTCCTGACCGTCCGCCTCGTCGCTGGAGCGTCGCCCCAGCGGGTCGTGCTCGACTCGACGCTTCGGCTGCCGCCCACCGCGCAGATCCTCGGCCCGGACGCGGCCACCACAGTGATCACGACGCGGCGCGCGTCGGCCGGCCGGCGGACCGCCCTGCATGAGCGCGGGGCGCGCGTCCACGTCGTCCCGTCCGGCCCCCGCGGCGTCGACCTTCCTGCCGCCCTGGCCCGACTGCGGGGGGCTGGCACGCTCACGCTCCTCGTGGAGGGGGGCGCCCGGGTGATCACGTCGATGCTCGGTGCCGGCCTCGTCGATCGCCTAGTGGTCGGGATCGCACCGACGATAATCGGAGCCGGCACCGAGGCAGTGGGCACACTCGGGATCACCACCGTGGTCGACGGGATCCGGCTTGTCGACCGGTCGGTATACGTGCTCGACGACGACATCCTGCTTGCGTGGGACGTTGCGCGTTGCCATTGA
- a CDS encoding ABC transporter ATP-binding protein/permease: protein MNDLFTFSIDWARALFDSAIWIARAWAIAAVCTLVVLVLIARYTTWGRQFWRITGAYFTGPHSVKVWLWLAALLLSVIVGVRLNVLFSYQGNDMMSAAQAAFTGTGAGNEAVKQSGKHGFYTSLGILAILATVHVARVMLDLFMMQRFMLAWRVWLTDRLTGDWLTGQAYYRGRFIDDPIDNPDQRIQSDIDIFTAGLGPQPNTPNNTTTSTLLFGAIDAVVSVISFTAILWHLSGNLTVFGVTMPRAMFWIGFAYVLLASVVAFWIGRPIIWLSFNNEKYNAAFRYALVRLRDAAESVAFYRGEAAERLQLHRRFQPVVSNYKRYINRMIRFFGWNFSISQIIVLPPWLIQAPRLFAGEIKFGDVTQSATAFANIQNGLSFFRNAYDSFAGWRASIIRLHGLVTANEEGRALPSLTVTPSRDCLVELDDVEVRTPAGEQLIRPLDLRLNLGDTLIITGKSGVGKTTLLRSLAQLWPYTTGTLRCPGGANETMFLSQMPYVPLGDLRAVVSYPKEPGEIPDEELHRVLTKVALPQCSRRLSEAADWAKVLSPGEQQRIAFARILLTKPKVAFLDEATSALDEGLEFTLYDMVRTELPDTVLVSVTHRSTVGQHHEEHLELLGDGEWRLSRVEGGELARV from the coding sequence ATGAACGATCTGTTTACGTTCTCGATCGACTGGGCGCGCGCGCTGTTCGATTCGGCGATCTGGATCGCCAGGGCGTGGGCGATCGCCGCGGTGTGCACCCTGGTGGTGCTGGTGCTGATTGCGCGCTATACGACGTGGGGCCGGCAGTTCTGGCGCATCACCGGCGCTTACTTCACCGGCCCGCACAGCGTGAAGGTGTGGCTGTGGCTGGCGGCACTGCTGCTGTCGGTGATCGTCGGGGTGCGCCTCAACGTGTTGTTCAGCTATCAGGGCAACGACATGATGTCGGCGGCGCAGGCCGCGTTCACCGGCACCGGCGCAGGCAACGAAGCGGTCAAACAGTCTGGCAAGCACGGCTTTTATACCTCGCTAGGCATCCTCGCGATCCTGGCCACCGTGCATGTCGCTCGCGTCATGCTCGACCTGTTCATGATGCAGCGGTTCATGCTGGCCTGGCGGGTCTGGCTCACCGACCGGCTGACCGGTGACTGGTTGACCGGCCAGGCGTATTACCGCGGGCGCTTCATCGACGACCCGATCGACAACCCTGACCAGCGCATCCAGTCCGATATCGACATCTTCACCGCCGGACTCGGGCCGCAACCCAACACCCCGAACAACACCACGACAAGCACGCTGCTGTTCGGCGCGATCGACGCCGTGGTCTCGGTGATCTCGTTCACCGCGATCCTGTGGCACCTGTCCGGCAACTTGACGGTGTTCGGCGTCACCATGCCCAGGGCGATGTTCTGGATCGGTTTCGCGTACGTCCTCCTCGCGTCCGTCGTCGCATTCTGGATCGGCCGCCCGATCATCTGGCTGAGCTTCAACAACGAGAAGTACAACGCCGCGTTCCGTTACGCGCTGGTGCGGTTGCGGGATGCCGCGGAATCGGTGGCCTTCTACCGCGGCGAAGCCGCGGAGCGGTTGCAGCTGCATCGGCGATTCCAACCGGTGGTGTCGAACTACAAGCGCTACATCAACCGTATGATCCGCTTTTTCGGCTGGAACTTTTCAATCAGCCAGATCATCGTCCTGCCGCCGTGGCTCATTCAGGCGCCTCGGCTATTCGCCGGAGAGATCAAGTTCGGCGACGTCACGCAGTCCGCGACGGCGTTCGCCAACATCCAGAACGGACTGTCGTTCTTCCGCAACGCCTACGACAGCTTCGCCGGCTGGCGCGCGTCGATCATCCGCTTGCACGGGCTGGTGACGGCGAACGAGGAGGGTCGCGCGCTGCCGTCGCTGACCGTCACGCCCAGCAGGGACTGCCTGGTCGAACTCGACGACGTCGAGGTGCGTACGCCGGCCGGCGAGCAGTTGATCCGGCCGCTGGATCTGCGCCTCAACCTTGGGGACACATTGATCATCACCGGCAAGTCGGGCGTCGGTAAGACCACGCTGCTGCGCAGCCTGGCCCAGCTGTGGCCGTACACCACAGGCACCCTGCGCTGCCCCGGCGGCGCCAACGAGACGATGTTCCTGTCGCAGATGCCATATGTACCGCTCGGTGACCTGCGCGCGGTGGTGTCCTACCCCAAGGAACCCGGCGAGATTCCCGACGAGGAACTGCACCGCGTGCTGACCAAGGTGGCGCTGCCGCAGTGCTCACGGCGTCTCTCCGAAGCGGCCGACTGGGCCAAGGTGCTCTCGCCCGGCGAGCAGCAGCGCATCGCGTTCGCGCGCATCCTGTTGACCAAACCCAAGGTGGCATTCCTCGACGAGGCGACATCCGCGCTCGACGAGGGCTTGGAGTTCACGCTGTACGACATGGTGCGCACCGAGCTCCCGGACACCGTCCTGGTCAGTGTCACCCACCGCAGCACTGTCGGCCAGCATCACGAGGAGCATTTGGAACTGCTCGGCGACGGTGAGTGGCGGCTGAGCAGAGTAGAAGGCGGCGAACTCGCCCGCGTCTAA
- the groL gene encoding chaperonin GroEL (60 kDa chaperone family; promotes refolding of misfolded polypeptides especially under stressful conditions; forms two stacked rings of heptamers to form a barrel-shaped 14mer; ends can be capped by GroES; misfolded proteins enter the barrel where they are refolded when GroES binds), with product MAKELRYNNEARLRLEQGVNALADAVKVTLGPKGRNAVLEKLTGPPTITNDGVTIAREIQLREPFANMGAQLVKEVAMKTNGLVGDGTTTATVLAQAMVREGLRAVDAGANPMRVRRGIERTVPIVIEALNNHAVAVNGSNDLLRIATLAASDDEAIGEAIVRAVDHVGESGVITTEESDTLGLAVDVVDGIEFDHGYTSGYMVTDPERMEAVLDNPLILLTNKKITAVQEIMPTIEVAKRADRPLVVLAEDVDGPALQLLVGGNMHKTMQSVVVRAPGFGHRRVAELEDLAVALGGHVIAKDTGIELSEVAREHLGSCDRVTVTENETTIVGAHGQQRLVDARVAQLEAQRERAKIDADQESLDLRIARLTGRVAVIRVGGATSVELKERMLRVEDALAATRAALEAGIVAGGGTALAQTHRALASTELIGDEAIGCQVVRRALAEPLRWIAVNAGFEGDDVVKIVEDLPLGHGFNALTGQYGDMFDEEVIDPLKVTRAALESAASIAALLITTETAIVEEVIGNPGAILAPGFGDLAEGMIRPSNIY from the coding sequence ATGGCAAAGGAGCTGCGGTACAACAACGAAGCGCGATTGCGCCTCGAACAAGGCGTCAACGCGCTGGCCGACGCGGTCAAGGTCACGCTGGGTCCAAAAGGTCGTAATGCCGTCCTGGAGAAGCTGACCGGACCACCCACGATCACCAACGATGGCGTGACCATCGCGAGGGAAATCCAACTGCGCGAACCGTTCGCCAACATGGGCGCGCAGTTGGTCAAGGAAGTCGCCATGAAGACCAACGGTCTGGTGGGCGACGGCACCACGACCGCCACCGTGCTCGCACAGGCGATGGTCCGCGAGGGACTGCGCGCCGTCGACGCCGGCGCCAACCCGATGCGGGTGCGCCGTGGCATCGAGCGCACAGTGCCCATCGTCATAGAAGCGCTGAACAACCACGCCGTCGCGGTCAACGGCAGCAACGACCTTCTGCGCATCGCGACGCTGGCCGCAAGCGACGACGAGGCAATCGGAGAGGCCATCGTCCGCGCGGTGGACCACGTCGGAGAATCCGGTGTGATCACCACCGAGGAGAGCGACACACTCGGGCTGGCGGTCGACGTGGTCGACGGCATCGAATTCGACCACGGATACACCTCGGGGTACATGGTGACTGACCCCGAACGCATGGAAGCCGTCCTGGACAACCCGCTGATCCTGCTGACCAACAAGAAGATCACCGCGGTGCAGGAAATCATGCCGACCATCGAGGTGGCCAAGCGTGCCGACCGCCCGCTCGTCGTGCTCGCCGAGGACGTCGACGGCCCGGCACTTCAGCTACTCGTCGGTGGCAACATGCACAAGACCATGCAGTCGGTTGTGGTGCGGGCGCCGGGATTTGGGCACCGCCGGGTCGCCGAACTGGAGGACCTCGCGGTCGCCCTCGGTGGGCATGTGATCGCCAAGGACACCGGGATCGAGCTGTCCGAGGTGGCGCGCGAACATCTCGGCTCGTGTGACCGCGTTACGGTCACCGAGAACGAAACCACCATCGTCGGGGCGCACGGCCAACAGCGGCTCGTCGACGCCCGCGTCGCCCAACTCGAAGCCCAGCGCGAACGGGCCAAGATCGACGCCGACCAGGAGAGCCTGGACCTTCGCATCGCGCGCCTGACTGGTCGCGTCGCGGTGATCCGGGTCGGCGGCGCGACCAGCGTCGAACTCAAGGAACGCATGCTGCGGGTCGAGGACGCCCTCGCCGCAACCCGCGCCGCGCTGGAGGCCGGCATCGTCGCCGGCGGCGGCACCGCGCTGGCCCAGACACATCGCGCACTGGCGAGTACGGAGCTGATCGGAGACGAGGCGATCGGCTGCCAGGTGGTGCGGCGAGCGCTCGCAGAGCCGTTGCGCTGGATCGCGGTCAACGCTGGCTTCGAAGGCGATGACGTCGTCAAGATCGTGGAGGACCTGCCGCTGGGTCACGGGTTCAACGCGTTGACCGGCCAGTACGGCGACATGTTCGACGAGGAGGTCATCGACCCCCTCAAGGTAACCCGCGCGGCGCTGGAGAGCGCCGCGTCGATTGCGGCGCTGCTGATCACCACCGAAACCGCGATCGTCGAGGAAGTCATCGGCAATCCCGGTGCCATCCTCGCGCCCGGCTTCGGTGATCTCGCCGAGGGCATGATCCGGCCGTCGAACATCTACTGA
- a CDS encoding NAD(P)-dependent alcohol dehydrogenase — protein MKAVQVVGYHTKLQLTDIPEPKIEGPLDVIVRIGGAGVCRTDIHILEGQWAEKSGVALPYTIGHENAGWVHSVGDAVTNVTVGDKVILHPLITCGLCRACRFGDDVHCENNQFPGIDTNGGYAEYLRTTARSVVKIDDTLEPANVAALADAGLTAYHAAAKVARTTRPGDVCVVIGAGGLGHIGIQVLKAISGVTVVVVDRNPAAIALAEEIGADRGIVADGTHVPQVLDLTGGHGAEAVLDFVGEGGATKEGVAMLRRAGNYFVVGYGENIDVPTIDIISTEINFIGNLVGSYNDLQELMTLAAQGKVTLHTTTYPLEEFQQALDDLDAGRVRGRAILVP, from the coding sequence ATGAAAGCCGTACAGGTGGTCGGATACCACACCAAGCTTCAGCTCACAGACATCCCAGAACCTAAGATCGAAGGCCCGCTCGATGTCATCGTGCGGATCGGCGGTGCGGGTGTGTGCCGCACCGACATCCACATCCTGGAAGGGCAGTGGGCGGAGAAGAGCGGCGTCGCCCTGCCCTACACCATCGGCCACGAGAACGCCGGCTGGGTGCATTCGGTCGGCGACGCGGTCACCAACGTCACCGTGGGCGACAAGGTCATCCTGCACCCGCTGATCACCTGTGGGCTTTGCCGCGCATGCCGATTCGGTGACGACGTGCACTGCGAGAACAACCAATTCCCGGGCATCGACACCAACGGCGGCTACGCGGAATACCTGCGCACCACCGCCCGCAGCGTGGTGAAGATCGACGACACCCTCGAACCCGCCAATGTCGCGGCGCTCGCGGACGCGGGCCTGACTGCCTATCACGCGGCGGCGAAGGTGGCGCGCACGACACGTCCCGGCGACGTGTGTGTCGTCATTGGCGCGGGCGGCCTCGGTCACATCGGAATCCAAGTGCTCAAGGCGATTTCGGGCGTGACAGTGGTCGTTGTCGACCGCAACCCCGCTGCCATAGCGCTGGCCGAGGAAATCGGCGCCGACCGCGGCATTGTCGCCGACGGCACCCACGTCCCCCAGGTGCTCGACCTAACGGGCGGCCACGGCGCCGAAGCGGTGCTCGACTTCGTCGGCGAGGGCGGCGCGACCAAAGAGGGGGTCGCCATGCTTCGGCGCGCCGGTAACTACTTCGTCGTCGGATACGGCGAGAACATCGACGTCCCGACCATCGACATCATCTCCACCGAGATCAACTTCATCGGCAACCTGGTGGGCTCCTACAACGACCTGCAGGAACTGATGACCCTGGCGGCGCAAGGGAAAGTCACGCTGCACACGACGACGTACCCGCTGGAGGAGTTCCAGCAAGCCCTCGACGATCTCGACGCGGGCCGGGTGCGCGGACGCGCGATCCTCGTCCCCTGA